The Marmota flaviventris isolate mMarFla1 chromosome 5, mMarFla1.hap1, whole genome shotgun sequence genome includes the window TTTGCAGAATATTTATTAAGATTAATATAGTTTTTCATTTGTCTTGGAAGTCCTTTACTGTAAAGATAATTCTTTTGTCTGATGACAAACAGCAGCCACAATGATTATTCTGGACCTCCACGctgaaaaggaaaacataaagcaataaggttaggttagatGTTAAATTGACACAGGAAATGTTTTCATGGCTACTATTCAAACTAACTTATACAAATTTTAAGCAAATTTCAGGTTTTTCATAACTCTACACCCTTATATTCATTGTTATGATTTCAGATCTAGAAGGGCCTCAAGGTTGACCTACTTCAATTGTCCCCACATTTCTTGTCTAAGAGGCTCTTCTCTGAAGAATTTTTGAGGACACCAAGAAGCTTTTATTCATGTGGTTTTTATCAGTAACATAACCTGCAGATTTCTTGAGGGCTCCAATGATGGTTTGTTTTTACAGTCTGGCCTACATCCCCATCTGTCTTAGCTATGACATCCTTGGCAAGACAATGGGAAGAGCacagaaatcaaaatgaaattccAAAGCTGATATGTTAATGGTGTTTTGCACAGCCTTATGATAGAGCAACAACGTACTTGGAtaaattccatttcttcttgagatACAGGtttccttctgtatttctgaggtaatgtttttattatttctgcagTGTCTGGTGGACCGTGATGCATCAGCAAATCTGGTGATTTAGTCCCCTTAGAATGTTGTGAAATTACAGGTGAGTGAGATGGCAGCCCCGCTGATCTCAAAGTTTCTGTTACTGAAAGACACAGAACCTAATTAGAGAAATTATCCAGGTGTTGCAATATATTATTTTGAGTTATCTTCTATTGAATGATCAATTCATTCTTAAaatcaacattcttttcaaaagatataaagaggtagtttttgttttcagtgctggagatggaacccagggagtTGTACATGCTACGTACAACTTGGAGATtggctacagtcccagcccttttttattttatttatttatttatttttaatttttgtgtaggGGTCTCACTACATTACTAaacaggctgtcctcaaactacTGAGCTCATTCTCTGGCTAGAGCCTCCAAGGTGGTGGCATGCATCATTTTACCTAGAAAGCAGGTAGTTTTAAGCAAGTGAATTactaaaatgaacataaaatttgtaaaacaataaaatttcttgTTAGAGGTGTTCAACCATTGTGGGTGACTTACATTATTTAAGTTTTTGTCTTGTAACCTCTTAAAGGCCACACACGGTGAAGTTTACAGGTAATGTCTTATAATGGGGAATAACAAAGTTAGTAAATGAGAATACTTTTTTCAACATCTTAATTTTTcaatagttaaaataaaattttaaatccctATGATAACTGTTGAAATTCTTCTGGAATTAAAGATCAAGTATCAAGAGAGACACACAggatttagtaaaataaaaaacagaaggcactctagctcaattggtagagtgcttgcctcacatgcattaaggccctaggttcaatcccctgcaccacccaaaaaaaagggaagaatttCAGAATCTTCTCTAATTTATAAGGTCGTTATATTATAGTCAGTAACTGCTAAGGGTTCAGGCAATCCAAGAAACAGTTACTGACTGAATGAATAGGTAAAggagtaaatgaaagaaaagctGGTTAGCTGGGAGATAAATGTAAGAATGGTTACTATTCCTCATAATCTCTATAAATAAAAGCAGAGGCGAATCTTCCCAAAAGATGGAAGAAGGTGCAGTGGAACACACCTTCCCAAGGACTTGGAAGGATACAGACAgttggatcacaagtttgaggccagcctcagcaatttactgagacccttaATAACTTAATgggaccctgtctgaaaataaaaaataaaagtaagtcgggcaaggtggcacatgcctattattccagcaactagggaggctggggcaggaggattacaaattcaaagccagcctcaacaataaggccctaagcaactcagtgagaccctatctctaaataaaatacaaaacagggctggggatgttgctcagtggttaagtacccgagtttaatccctaataccaaaaaaataaataagatataaaaaaattggctggcgatgttgctcagtggttaagcacactggtgccaaaaaaaaaaaaaaaagaagaaatattgctTATAACAGAATATCATTTCTAAatatgcatactttttttttaatctaaatagAATATCACTTACCACTGAGTTTAGGATTGTCTCTTCTGTCAGGAAATCTTATTAATGGAGTATGTGGCTTGACTacctaaaggaaaaataaaatgcatgacaAAAAATAACCTCATTAACTGTAAAAGCAATGATCTATACTAATCCTAATAGATAcgtttgttaaaataaattactaCTTGACACCatctttaaattgtatttttcccCAACCAAGGAAACTGATCTATGAATTATTAATGTATCAGTTATTCATAACTTTGTAgtttatacattcttttttctgtactagggattaaactcagggcgtCTGCAtagcaaggcaagccctctaccactgtaccgctgagctacattccagccttttttacttgtttttttttgcattaaggattgaacccaggcttaaccactgagccacatccccagcccttttttgtattttatttagagacaagtacTCATTGAGTTGcttcaggcctcactaagttgcagaggctggcattgaacttgtgctcttcctgcctcagcctcctgagctgctgggattacaggcgtgaaccaccatgcccagctcaactttattttgagacagggtccagctaaattgcccaagctggtgtcaaatttgtgatcctcctgcctcagcttctagagtagctggaattacaggcgtgtcaCTAGGATACCTAACCATCACaggtttttgtggggtttttttccttttttggtactggggactgaacccatgtGTACTTTATCACTATACTAcatccctattcttttttttttttttgtagttgtagatggacagaacgtctttatttttttattttcatgtgatgctaaggatctaatccagtgcctcacacgttaggcaagtgctctaccactgaactacagccccaaccctccatccaattcctttttattttgtactttgagacaggatctcactaagtcgtttaggatcttgctaaattgctgaggctggtttggaacttgaaatcctccttcctcagcctcccaaaattgctgggattacaggcgtgtgccactgtgtccagtaCAAGATTTTTTAATGTACTAACAACTGACCTCAAAACCACCCAATGAAGAGGATGGCATGGATTTTGTGTTCTGTGACTTATAGATTGGTAAGAAAAGAATTGGAAGTTTCCTAATCTGTATGGAGTGTGGTTTCTCTACTATGTTAATATGTAACAGTTTAAAATAGTATAGAAAGCAACTGTATTGAAAACTAGGTCATTTTAAAAACACCTGTTCTGACTACCAAAGTAACATATAATCTGTATAAAAATtttggctgagacaggaggttcgcgagttcaaagccagcctcagcaaaagcaaggcactaagcaactcagtgagaccctgtctctaaaatacaaaatagggctgaggatgaatCCCCACCCCAATACCCCtcccaaaatttttttttttaattttgggaaaaatgaagaaaagcacaAAGGAGAAAATACTGTCTATAACCTCCAAATCCATATACAacagattaaaatatttgatagctttgtcttttttctttacctatcaaaatacttatttttagaataatgtttttcTAACTGGTATTTTCATACCTAAAATTACAGATAGTGTTATAGAGGACCTCAAATGAGCCTATCCATAGGAAACCTCCTGAATATACAGTGCTAAAAAATCTAATGAACAGAGTACTATTTTTTTCAACTAATGTAATATGCAAATTGTTATGTAACTGAGACTGAAGTATGTTTATCTgcaatatatttgtatatattataatttttatatgggtACAGAAGTAAATAAAGTGTTAGGGCCAGCCTGAAAAGTCACCACCATAATTCTACTGCTCAGAAAATGCTGGAATGTGTTTTCTTCCTTAGACTAAAAGCATGTTTATCTGCATTGTTAAAATGCTTCTCTAACAATTTTTCTCCTTGAATAGCTAAGattcttaaaatattctatttactGTCACTCCTCTAGTTTAAGTTTGAAAAATGTTTCACAATTTTCACGATAAAgctcatacttttttaaaaaatatttttagttgtacatggacacaatacctctatttatttattttctgtaaatattaattttgtagttgtaggtgcacacaatatctttatttcatttttatgtggtgctgaggattgaacccagtgcctcatacatgctaggcaagcgagcattccaccactgagccacaatcccagcccaaaagtTCAAACTCTTAGCACTCACAAGGCCTATCAGAAACTAGCCTCTCCTTACCTCAGTTTTATTCCCAGCCACTATCTAATGTACTTGTCCTTCCATATATTCTCAAGTACTTCTCATTTCCCTAATTTATCATGCTATTTCCATGCCCATTTCATCTGAAGCTTACATCCTTTCCCAGGAATTCTCTTCCCCATTCCACTTCCATGTCTATCATTACGACCACTATAATCCCTTAAGACAGCTCAAACATCACTCCTCTCTAAACAGCTTTCCCTATTCcacaaactgatttaaaaaacCTCTCATATGACTATTTTCTCTAGTGTTGCTATCTCCTATGGAATGAAGCTCAAGTCTCTGGCTATCTCTAGCCATTACAGATGATTTTCCCCCAATAAGTACAACTAGtccttcaaaataaatgttttatttgaatgagaaaaataaataaaatggatctAATATCttaatgcaggggctggggatgtggctcaagcggtagtgcgctcgcctggcatgtgtgcggcccggttcgatcctcagcaccacatacaaacaaagatgttgtgttcgccgaaaactaaaaaattctctctctctttaaacagtcttaaaaacaaaacaaacaaacaaacaaaaaaaaccctaatatcttaatgtaaaaaaacaaaaccaaaattgcATAGAACTCTACTCAAGAGCCCAAATGAATCCATATAAATATGATTAAATAAGCTATGTGAACTGTACTGATATcagtttcctggttttgatattatattacacatatacaagaTGTTACCACTATCccaattgatcatggactgaaattcCTAACTGAAGTTATAATTTTCTGTCATATCATGTGATCCTTGTTTCTGATTTGGGACCTAATATAAATAAACCTGCCAttaacttcttaaaaatatttttattgggctggggatgtggctcaagcggtggcacgctcccctggcatgcgtgcggcccaggttcgatcctcagcaccacatacaaacagagatgttgtgtctgccgaaaactaaaaaatttttaaaaaattaaaaaattgtattagttgttgatgggcctttattttatttacttatttatatgtggtgatgagaatcgaacccagtgcctcacgcatgctaggcaagtgctcttccactgagctataaccccagccctgctatTAACTTTCTATCAgcattttgtgttttcttgttttctgtttacagtactggggattgaaaccagggcctgaaacatgctaagcaagtgctctatcactgagatacagcTGCAGCCCATACAAGTCTTTTTGTAGGTATATGCATTCACTTATTTTGGGTAATAAACCTATAAGTATACTTGCTGAGTCAtagagaaatgttttttaaagactGGCAGttctccatagtggctgtaccatttcacacatccaccagcaatgtatgagggtttcAGTACTTCCTGTTCACATCAccatttggtattgtcagtcttttaaattttagttgcaAGGGCTATGGGTGTAGTTGAGAGACAAGAGCAAGtgcttagcatacatgaggtcctgagttcaatcccaagcaatgaaaaaataaatttaagccaCTTTGGTGGATGTACAGTACCtcctagttttaatttgtattttgctgGCAAGTATGGATTACTGAGCACCTTTCATGTTTATTGCTTATTTACTGTTTTATTATGCAGCATCAACTCCCTGACCCATTTTAAATTGGGttacatatttattattgatattatgGTTATGTAGTCCTTTGTCAGGTTTCTGTCTTTAGAGAATCCTTAATTAGTTAATGCTCAGTAACCACCCACTGAATAAATAAGTGAGCATCATTTATTGCAATGGAACCAAAGACTGGAATCTAGAATTATCTTTCAGACAACTTCTGGAACTTCAGGAAAAGGTCTTTTAAGAGACGTACTAATTAATGTAAAGGGAAATGCACCTCTCATATCAAAGACAAAAGCTAATCACTATAACATGCTTCTAGGGTTGGAAAAAAGACCACATAACCCAATTTACAAAAGGTCGTGCCTATTTATATACCAAATTTACCTCTCCTATTTAAGATGGAGAAGCAAAGGAAAAGGTGTCAAGAGTTAGTAGGTCATAGGTGGATTAACAATGTTACTTCAGCTGCCTATCTAAACAGGGAAAAAAGGTTTGGGAAATAACACTAAAACATATTCTAGTAATAAagttaaggaa containing:
- the Kgd4 gene encoding alpha-ketoglutarate dehydrogenase component 4 isoform X2; translated protein: MMGSKMASASRVVQVVKPHTPLIRFPDRRDNPKLSVTETLRSAGLPSHSPVISQHSKGTKSPDLLMHHGPPDTAEIIKTLPQKYRRKPVSQEEMEFIQRGGPE
- the Kgd4 gene encoding alpha-ketoglutarate dehydrogenase component 4 isoform X1; its protein translation is MPRTPRYHCCLLAPRKLPLLGGHDGQQNGVCQQGRSVTETLRSAGLPSHSPVISQHSKGTKSPDLLMHHGPPDTAEIIKTLPQKYRRKPVSQEEMEFIQRGGPE